Genomic DNA from Sphingobium sp. V4:
GGCCGCGCCCTAATCCCGCGCGGGGGCAAGGGCAAGGGGCGGAGGGCTATTCGAGTTGTCCTAATCCTCAACGTCGTCCCCGCGGAGGCGGGGATCCATCTCCAGACCTCTCGTCCGGTTGCAACGTCGGGAGATGGATTCCCGCCTCCGCGGGAATGGCAGGGATTGTGGGCTATGCTGTGCCGCAGCCCGGCGTTTCGCTGTCCTGATAGAAGGCCTGCACCGCCGCCCAGGCGTCCTCGGCGGTTTCGACCCAGGTAAGGAGGTTGAGGTCCGACGGCGCGATCACGCCTTCGTCGGCCAGCGCCTCGAAATCGACCACCCGATTCCAGAATTCCCGGCCGAACAGCAGGATCGGGATCGGCTTCATCTTGCCGGTCTGGATCAGGGTCAGCAGCTCGAACATCTCGTCGAACGTGCCGAACCCGCCGGGGAACACCGCCAGCGCGCGGGCGCGCAGCAGGAAGTGCATCTTGCGCAGCGCGAAATAGTGGAACTGGAAGCTCAGCTCCGGCGTCACGAAGCGGTTGGGCGCCTGTTCATGCGGCAGGACGATGTTCATGCCGATCGTCGTCTGGCCGACATCGATCGCGCCGCGATTGGCTGCCTCCATGATCGAGGGGCCGCCGCCCGAGCAGACGACGAAGTGGCGACATCCCGCGTCATTCACCGGATATTGGGCGGCGATGCGTGCCAGCTTGCGCGCTTCGTCATAATAGATCGCCTTGCGGCCGAGATTTTCGGCGATGCGCCGCTGTTGCGGCGTGGTCGCCGCGTCGATCCGCGCCTGCACTTCTTCGGGCTGCGGGATGCGGGCGGAGCCGTAGAAGACGAAGGTCGACTCGATCTTCGCCTCGTCCATCAGCAACTGGGGTTTGAGCAGTTCGAGCTGGAAGCGGATGGGGCGCAGATCCTCGCGCAGCAGGAATTCCGTATCCTGAAAGGCGAGCTTGTAGGCCGCGCTCTGCGTCTGCGGGGTGCCGGTCAGATGTTTGCGGGCATCATCGGCCTCTTCGCGGGCCGGACGGAATTTCCGTTCTTCGATTTCTTTTTTCGTCATTTGCACCGACTTAGTGCGCGGGAACGACAAAACCAAGACCGGATCGCGGCAAATGCGGGCAGGTCGTCGCTAGCGGCAAAATCCCCCTTTGCCCCCCATGTCGAAATGGAAATGGTCATGATGGGCGGCGTTATAGTCGGGGCTGAGGACGGTGTTGAAACGCTTGCAGGCGCTGGCGTGGATCAGGCTCAGAAACTGGCGCGTCTGCTTGTCGCCATTCCAGTCCTTCTGCACGCTGATCCGGCGTCCGTCGGCCAGGACGAAGGCGGACACGTCGATCGCGTTGCTGTGTGCATGTTCGCTCAATCGGCCGCTGCCCGCGATCGGCCGGCAATTATAGGTGCCGAACGTCTCGATCTTCTGGATTTCCGCGCCCAGTACCAGGCGTGCGGCCGGCTGCACGCCATAACGCGCCCAGGCCGCGAAATTGGCGGCGAGCGTGCAGGTCATAGCGCCGAGGCCGGTGGCAGGGACGCCGATGTCGATCAGCTTGACGCTGCCGATCGCGCTGCACCCGCCGCCGAAATTCCGGTCGGGCAGGGGTGTGAAGGCCACCGCCTGGGATTGCAGTTTCGCAAGGCATTGCCGCGTTTCCAGCGCCGGCTGGGCTGGCGCGCGGACTGGATTCGATGCGCGAGTCACCTTGCCGCGCGGCACCAGGTCGCCGCCGCATCCCGCCAATGCCATCGTGCCTGACAGCAGCACGGCCAGGGCCGCGCCGCGCAGGTTGCCCTTCGCCCGCCTTTCCATGAATCGGGTCTTTACCACTGGAAAGGCAGCGGGGGGTTAACGACACCAACGATTCGTCGCATTTCGACATTCGCCTTGACTCTTTCCCCTATCTCTCTAGTGCGGCCGACGGGCCACGCGGTCCCAACGCCGCGCGTGCTCTCTGTAAGGAGACGCATTACATGACTGATCTGACTGCCGTTGACGCCACCCTTGCGCCTGTCGCAAAGCCTGCCAGCCGTCCGGCCCGCCCCTTCTTCTCTTCCGGTCCCTGCGCCAAGCCTCCGGGCTGGGACGCCGCCAAGCTGAGCACGGACTCGCTCGGCCGCTCGCACCGCGCCAAGATCGGCAAGACCCGCCTCGCTTATTGCATCGACCTGATGCGCGAACTGCTGAACCTGCCCGACACCCACCGCATCGGCATCGTGCCC
This window encodes:
- a CDS encoding LOG family protein; this encodes MTKKEIEERKFRPAREEADDARKHLTGTPQTQSAAYKLAFQDTEFLLREDLRPIRFQLELLKPQLLMDEAKIESTFVFYGSARIPQPEEVQARIDAATTPQQRRIAENLGRKAIYYDEARKLARIAAQYPVNDAGCRHFVVCSGGGPSIMEAANRGAIDVGQTTIGMNIVLPHEQAPNRFVTPELSFQFHYFALRKMHFLLRARALAVFPGGFGTFDEMFELLTLIQTGKMKPIPILLFGREFWNRVVDFEALADEGVIAPSDLNLLTWVETAEDAWAAVQAFYQDSETPGCGTA
- a CDS encoding extensin family protein gives rise to the protein MERRAKGNLRGAALAVLLSGTMALAGCGGDLVPRGKVTRASNPVRAPAQPALETRQCLAKLQSQAVAFTPLPDRNFGGGCSAIGSVKLIDIGVPATGLGAMTCTLAANFAAWARYGVQPAARLVLGAEIQKIETFGTYNCRPIAGSGRLSEHAHSNAIDVSAFVLADGRRISVQKDWNGDKQTRQFLSLIHASACKRFNTVLSPDYNAAHHDHFHFDMGGKGGFCR